Part of the Paludisphaera borealis genome, CTACGTCGGCCTCGTTCCGTTCACCATGCGGGGGGTGCGGCCGATCGGACTGCCGCCGGTGAGGGGCCTGTCGGCGTTTCATGAAACGAATGTCCGGACTTATGTTCACCTGGACGGTCGTGATCCGGGCGTCTGGTTCTTCAGCCTCGACGCAGCCAACCGCATCGCGGTCCGTGTTGCGAGAAGGCTTTTTCATCTTCCCTATTACGACGCCCGATTGTTTCTGGAGCGGGAAAATTTTCCCTCATCCGTAGCGTCGTCAGCGATTCTCTATGGCGGCGTCCGGCGTTGGCCGGGCTTCGACAGGGCCTCGTATCTCGTTCGGGCCCAGGCGGTCGGCCCGGTCGAACCGGCCCGCGCGGGGACGCTCGAGCACTTTCTGGTCGAGCGCTACGTCCTCTATGCAGAGCACGGCGGCCGGCTCTTTCAAGGGCAGGTGCGGCATCAGCCCTATCCCTTGCAATCAGCTCTCGTCCACGCGATCGACGAGAACCTCGTAGCCGCGGCGGGCGTGTCGCGTCCCTCGACGGCCCCCTTGGCCCACTTCGCGGCCGGTGTGGACGCCGACGTCCTTTCGCTCCGACACCTCCGTTCCGACTGAGCGGCGGCCGCTCCTGGAACGACCGCCTCCGTCGGACCTTCAACGTCGCGCCCATTCGGTCGGGGGCCTGCGCTCTTCCTCTTGCGACGCGGTGGACGCCGTCGCTTCACGAGCTTCCGGGAGAGCCCGACGTCGCGCGTTTCAAGCCCGGAGACGCTTCCCCCGGCGCGCCGTCCATGCCTGGTCCGGGGACTCGCGTTCTCGGCGTCCAGACCCCGCGCGATCAAAAACGTTGCACAAGATCGCTTTTCTTGACCGGACAGCGAGTTGCGGCGGCGGCGCGACGGGGGGTTACGCAGTCACAATCGATGCGCGTCGACGCGTTCATATCGGATTTCAGAAATGCAAGGGGAAATACGCCATGGTGTTTTTTTTCAACATAAGCAGAAAGGGTTTGCATTTTGAGGAGGAAGATCCCATTTTGGCACCTTGCTCGTGTCTCGCTGGGATTACCGGATCGAACTTTCCCGGATTCGGAATTCCTTCTAGCGATTGCGGGTGTCGCAGTGGAGCGGCACCGACCGGGCAGTACAAGGGAGTTTGTCCATTGTTGAATTTCACTCATGAGCTTCGCACCCTGACTCGGCTGTTTCTGTCATTCACCGCCGTTTTCGCGGCTTCGTCGCGGGTCGAGGCTCAGCAGTACGTTTACTATCCCACTGCCAACACGGCGACTGTCGCCGCTCCGACTTACACCGTTCCCACCTACACCACCCCGGCGACTCAAACGGCCGGCGCGGTTCAATACTATCAGCCTGCCGCCCAGGTCCAGTACGCGCAGCCTACCTATCAGACGCAGTACTACCAGAGTGCGTACGCTGGGATGGAAGTCCAGGCTCAGCCCGTTCAGGCGCAGGCTCCGGCCGCCGCGCCGGCGGCGTCCTCGGGCGATTCCTACGGATTCACCGCTTGGCTCAACGGCGTGCGTGCCTCGTACGGCCTGGGCGCCGTGGGATACGACGGGAACCTGGAGAGTTGGGCCGCGATGAACAACAGCCAGCAATCGGCCCGCGGCCTGGGTCACCACGTGATGGGCCCCGCTCGGCGTCAGAACTCGGCCATGGGGGGCTTCCCGGGCATCGAGTCGATGTGGATGGCCTCTCCGGCCCACCGTGCGGCTCTGCTCGATCCCACTATCACCTTCATTGGGATCGCCGGTGCCGGCGCCTGGTGGACGTTTAACGCCTACTGAGCCCCTTTGCTCACGGCGACGTCGGCAAAGCCGCCCTCGCGCGCCGGACTCGCCCCGTCGGCGGTCGGTTCTTAGAGAAAGAACGCGTTGCGCACGCCTGAGAGGATCGCTTGCTCCAGGTTGGGGTCGCGGCCTCGGGGAATCCACCCGACCGCGACCGGCACTGGACCGACGACCTCGCGGACGCGGTTGACGGGGAAGTCGTTGTTGAAGACGGCCCGGCCGGCGGCTTGCCGGTCGGGCTTGACCATATCCTCAAGCTCTTTATGGACTTCCACTTTCACAAGGAAGCCCCCCGCCGGCGCGGGGTCGATCTTGATGACGGCGAACCGCCGCATCGTCTGGAGAGTCGACTCGACCCGGTCGCCGATCGTCACCGAGTCGCCCAGCCACGGTTCGAGCACCGTCGCGCCGATCTTGGGCTCGGTGATGATCGTCCGCGACAGCCGGTTCTCCGACGCAATGTCGAAGTAGGCACCCACCTCGGCCACGGTCTTGTTCCAGACCGCCTCGAAGTCGTTAATCGGCACCACGAGCGGGTTGTCGGCCACCGGCTGGGGCGAGAAGATCTGGGTGACCCTCGACGTGTGCAGCCACTCACTCGTGGCGCAGCCGGGAAGCGCAAGCCCCAGGACGGCGACCCCGATCACCCCAATTGCTTTCGCGACGATTCGCGTGTTTGCCATGATTCAGGGTTCCATCCTGCCTGACCTGCCGATCTGGAACGATCCGTCGCGACGCTCGACCATGTCGGCCGATCGGCCGCGCCATTCCGGCTCGCGCATCTCGGCCCAGAGTATTAGTCGGAATTCGCCGTCGACCGCATGACTTCAAGGAGACCGAACCGCATTTGCGACATGAGGATGCGTGGTCGATCTGGTCCGTCGTTCGATCGACGGCGGGCCGCGCGAATTTGCGACCGGGTCTTGGTTTCGAGACCTTGCTCCGGCGCGGGCGGAAAGGAAGCGCCGGCCTCGCGACCGGGGGGTCGTGAAGGCGGTGCATCGTGCGCCATATCGAAAATCCTGGCAAGTCCGTTTTCCCCGTCGCGCGGTCGTGGCCTAGGGTTGTTCTGACGGCTCAAGACCACAACCGTCGGCGGGCCCGGCGTCGGCGCCCCTGACCGAGGCGCTGGAACTCCCAGGAGGATCACTATGGTTGCTGATCGTGGTTGGCGTCGTGACGCCACAAGCCCAGCGGATCGGGAACGCGGCGAAAGGGACTCATCGATCGAGGAGACGTCGGCCGAGGTTTCCCGGACGCAACATCGATGGAGTCGTTGGCTGACCGCGTGGGCCGAGAAGTGGTTCCCCTCGGCGCTTCGAGGTCCCGGCGACCCCTCGGGCGAAGAGGTTTTGCACGATCTGGCCAAGACCCTCGCCGAGGCGGCTGATACCCGGACCGTCGGCAAGGCGCTGACGGCCGCCGCCCGGCGCGTGACCGGGTCGAACGCGGTGGAGTTGATCCCGGATTCAGGTCGGCGTCCCGCTTCCTGCTCGGAGATGGCGATCGAGTTGCGTCGCGGTGGTGGAACCTGGGGATGGCTCGTGGTGAACGAGACGAGTTCCCGGTCCTCGATCGTACGGAGACGCCTGGAGACGCTCGGCGTAATGGCGTCGTGCGCCTTCGACCGGCTCGACGCCGGGGCGCGCGAGGTGGAGCGCACGGCACCGAAACCCGTCGAGGTCCGGAATTCCGGGCGGTGGGAGGGCGCGCTGGACAAGGCCGCGGAAGAGACCGACCTGGGATATTACCCGTCGGCGCCCACGGTCCACGACGCAACCTTTCTGAACGCCGTGTTCCCGTTCGCTCTCAGCCAGGCGCGGAGGCACGGCGAGTCGCTCGCGGTACTGTGCGTGGCCATCGACCGTCTGAGCGGAATTCGCGACCTGCTGGGCGGGGATCAGGTCGATCGGACGGTCCAGCACACCGGCCGCAAGATCGCGACCTTGATCCGCGCCAGCGATATCGTGGCCCGCCTCGACGACGACCGGCTCATGGTCTTGCTGCCGCGGGCCGAACTCGACGACGGCCTGACCGTCGCGCGCAAGCTCTGCCAGGGGGTTGCCGAGAACGCGAGCCTGCTCTCCGACGCGCCGGTGCTGACGCTCTCGATCGGAGTGGCGTCTTATCCTTCGTGCGCGACCAGTCTGTATGAATTGCTCGACGCCTCCGACGCGGCGCTGTCGGACGCTCAGAGCCGGGGACGCAACCGCGCGTCGTCGGCTCCGACGCTCGTCTTCGATCGCGCGACCCGGCGCGAGGCGTGCGCGGTTTGAGCCGGGAACGCGACGCGAGGATGTCGTCTCGCGCCGCGTTCCATTCGCTGTCGCTCTTTACTTACTGAAGGTCAGGCCGGGGTCGTTCGGGCCTCCTCCCATCGCCTGGAAGACGAAATGGCTGTCGTCTTGCCAGGTCACCTTGCCGACCATCACGTTGTCGTCGCTCTGAGCCAGAGTCAGGATGCCGTTCCCGTAGGTGTACTTGCCCGCGATCGGCTGGGTCTGGCCTTGCTGAGTCAGGTTCCACTGAAAGCCGCCGTCGGCGGCGATCGTCAAGGCGATCGAGACGCCGGCGTCCGGCGCGGCTTGCCACGCGCCGACGAGGTTGCCTTCGGGAACCGAGGGCGTCGCGGCCGGCGGCTCGGCGGCGGTCGGCGCGGCTTCGGTCTGCGGCGCGGTTGCCGAGGGCTCGCCCGGCTCCTGGCTTCCGGAAAGCTGGGCGACGATCTGGGCGGACAGCTTGTCGGACGGTTGGAGCAGGGTCACGTCCTTGAACTCGCCGATCGCCGCCTCGGTGTGCCCCTGCGTCAGATAGTGATAACCCAGCACGAACCGGGCGGCCGCGGAGTTGGGATTCGCCGATCCATACTCTTCGAGCGCGCGGAGCTGCGGCGTGTAGACGTCGATGCTCGGATAGAGGCCGATCAAGGTCGTCCAGTCCCACCCGGGACCGACCGAAAGCACTGCGTACAGTACGCCCGCCGCCTGGTCGTACTGCTTCATCGCGAAGAAGCAGAGCGCGCGGAATTCGTGAATCGCGGCGTCGTTGGGCAGGGCCTTGAGAGCTTCGTCGGTCTGCTTGAGGGCCTGGTTGTAATCGCCCGCCTTGAACGCCTCACGCGCCGCGTCGAACGTCTGCATCGCCGGGTCGGCGACGCTGGGGTCGGGAGGCGCGGTCTCGGCCAGGGGCTGGGAGTAGTCGTAAACTCCGGCCGGCGCGGCGGCGACGGGCAGAGCGGGCTGTCCCACCACGATCGGTTGCTGAACCACGACCGGCTGCTGGATGATGATCGGCTGCACGGCGACGGCGTAGGGGTTCATGAAAGGCCGGTATCCCCAACTGTAAATCGCCGAGTTGAGTCCCCAGGCGCCGATCCCGCCGACGGCCATGCCGGTGAAGAACGCGCCGCCGTTGTTCCACCAGTTGTTGTTGCGTCCGTGCCAGTAGCCGTTGACCCAGGCTTGGTGATTGTTCCAGCCGGGCCGCGACGCCCATGCCGGAGGTCGTCCGGCTCCCCAGCCGGGAGGCCGTCCGGGACCGCCGCCAGGCCCCCAGGCCGGAGGACGCGCCGGGTTCATGCCGGGCGGACGTCCGGGGCCGGGGCCGCCGCCGGCCAGAGGAGGCCGACCCGGGTTGACGCCCCCCGGTCGGTTCGGGCCAGGGCCGGCGATGGGAGGCCGACCGGGATTCACGCCCGGCCGGTTGGGGCCGCCGGCGACGGGAGGTCGACCCGGGCTGACGCCAGCGCCTGGAGAACCGGGACCGCCGCCGCCGAGAGTAGGGCGATTGCCGAGCGAAGGCCGGTTCACCTGGCCAGGGCCGGCTCCAGGCCCGGGCGTGGGCCGGGCGGCAGGGGCGGAGGGACGCATCCCGCCTTGCCATCCCGCGCCGCCACCGCCGCCTGGTCGACCGCCTTGCGGTGGTGTGAACGACGGGGTGCGGTTGAACGACGGCCTGCCGGCGGAGGCGCCGGCCGACCTTCCGCCTCCACGACCGCCGCCGCCTCCACCACCTCCTCCACGACCGCCTCCTCGCTGGGCGAAGGCCGGAGTGATCCAGGGGGGGGCCGCGATCAGCGCCGCGAGGGTGAGATGAAGGAGCTTGTTCATTGCGGGTTCCTCGCGGGTTGGGTCGATGGGCCGTTGCCGTGCGGCGCGGGCGGCCTGCGGACCAGCACGGCGTCTTCAGCGTCGGGCAGGGCGTTGTTTCCGAGCGTCCGGTCGATCGACCCCCAGCGGAGCGCATCGCGATTCAGTCGGGTGAGCACGTTCGTCGCGGAGACGGCCCGGCCGTCCTTCAGGACGCCGGTCGTTTTGATGATCCAGCGGTCGCCGTCGCGCGACCAGAGCCCCTCGGAGAACCCGCCTTCGGAATCAAAGGCCCACGACCGGAACTGGTTGAACCGCGGGTCCCAGCCGATTCGATGGACGCCAGACGACTCAACCCGACCTTGGACCTTCACTTTATAATTGCGAAGCAGGTACGAACGGCCGTCAGACCAATCGCATGAGGTATGCACCTCGGCGTTGTCGTCCTCGT contains:
- a CDS encoding YqjF family protein; the encoded protein is MHTSGRVVMRQKWRDLLFLHWTVDPDSLRRLLPPGLDLDLFEGAAYVGLVPFTMRGVRPIGLPPVRGLSAFHETNVRTYVHLDGRDPGVWFFSLDAANRIAVRVARRLFHLPYYDARLFLERENFPSSVASSAILYGGVRRWPGFDRASYLVRAQAVGPVEPARAGTLEHFLVERYVLYAEHGGRLFQGQVRHQPYPLQSALVHAIDENLVAAAGVSRPSTAPLAHFAAGVDADVLSLRHLRSD
- a CDS encoding CAP domain-containing protein, which produces MNFTHELRTLTRLFLSFTAVFAASSRVEAQQYVYYPTANTATVAAPTYTVPTYTTPATQTAGAVQYYQPAAQVQYAQPTYQTQYYQSAYAGMEVQAQPVQAQAPAAAPAASSGDSYGFTAWLNGVRASYGLGAVGYDGNLESWAAMNNSQQSARGLGHHVMGPARRQNSAMGGFPGIESMWMASPAHRAALLDPTITFIGIAGAGAWWTFNAY
- a CDS encoding GGDEF domain-containing protein; its protein translation is MHDLAKTLAEAADTRTVGKALTAAARRVTGSNAVELIPDSGRRPASCSEMAIELRRGGGTWGWLVVNETSSRSSIVRRRLETLGVMASCAFDRLDAGAREVERTAPKPVEVRNSGRWEGALDKAAEETDLGYYPSAPTVHDATFLNAVFPFALSQARRHGESLAVLCVAIDRLSGIRDLLGGDQVDRTVQHTGRKIATLIRASDIVARLDDDRLMVLLPRAELDDGLTVARKLCQGVAENASLLSDAPVLTLSIGVASYPSCATSLYELLDASDAALSDAQSRGRNRASSAPTLVFDRATRREACAV
- a CDS encoding tetratricopeptide repeat protein gives rise to the protein MNKLLHLTLAALIAAPPWITPAFAQRGGGRGGGGGGGGGRGGGRSAGASAGRPSFNRTPSFTPPQGGRPGGGGGAGWQGGMRPSAPAARPTPGPGAGPGQVNRPSLGNRPTLGGGGPGSPGAGVSPGRPPVAGGPNRPGVNPGRPPIAGPGPNRPGGVNPGRPPLAGGGPGPGRPPGMNPARPPAWGPGGGPGRPPGWGAGRPPAWASRPGWNNHQAWVNGYWHGRNNNWWNNGGAFFTGMAVGGIGAWGLNSAIYSWGYRPFMNPYAVAVQPIIIQQPVVVQQPIVVGQPALPVAAAPAGVYDYSQPLAETAPPDPSVADPAMQTFDAAREAFKAGDYNQALKQTDEALKALPNDAAIHEFRALCFFAMKQYDQAAGVLYAVLSVGPGWDWTTLIGLYPSIDVYTPQLRALEEYGSANPNSAAARFVLGYHYLTQGHTEAAIGEFKDVTLLQPSDKLSAQIVAQLSGSQEPGEPSATAPQTEAAPTAAEPPAATPSVPEGNLVGAWQAAPDAGVSIALTIAADGGFQWNLTQQGQTQPIAGKYTYGNGILTLAQSDDNVMVGKVTWQDDSHFVFQAMGGGPNDPGLTFSK